The following are encoded together in the Longimicrobium sp. genome:
- a CDS encoding DUF2442 domain-containing protein produces the protein MAAITDLSKNGVSGAAAGGGEPRAATAWYDEAARVMMVEMKNGCRFGFPPELVHGLQDGTPAQLAAVEVWEDGEGLHWDELDADADLNGLMLHAFNVKVWAARYLGSATSEAKARAARENGKKGGRPRGKAAPG, from the coding sequence ATGGCGGCGATCACTGACCTGAGCAAAAACGGGGTGTCCGGCGCGGCCGCGGGCGGAGGCGAGCCCCGCGCGGCCACCGCCTGGTACGACGAGGCGGCGCGGGTGATGATGGTGGAGATGAAGAACGGGTGCCGGTTCGGGTTTCCTCCGGAGCTGGTGCACGGGCTTCAGGATGGCACGCCCGCGCAATTGGCGGCGGTGGAGGTGTGGGAAGACGGCGAGGGGCTGCACTGGGACGAGCTGGACGCCGACGCCGACCTGAACGGGCTGATGCTGCACGCCTTCAACGTCAAGGTCTGGGCAGCGCGGTACCTGGGCTCTGCCACCTCCGAGGCCAAGGCCCGGGCGGCACGTGAAAATGGGAAAAAGGGCGGGCGCCCGCGCGGGAAGGCCGCTCCGGGGTGA